A genomic window from Microbacterium sp. ET2 includes:
- a CDS encoding type II secretion system F family protein, producing MPLEEYQWRAVSAAGAEAKGTIEAASESAVVAKLRAQGLLPLSVVPMSKAGLNRDISIPGFEKRVGTKDLAVFAKQFAGLIHAGLPLVRALAILADQTENRKLASALVAVQVDIESGHSFSSALSAHPKVFPPLMVSLVSVGETGGFLADSLDAIARAYRADVDLQQKIKSAMTYPIIVLVIAVIGVIAMITFVVPIFEGMFASMGGELPLPTQILVTLSRNMAWILPLVVVLVVGGTVWYQRVKNTDRFRGAVDPFLLRMPVFGPLVTKIAVARFARNLSMMLKAGVPLMQALDLVGRAANNKAVEDALHQVRESVRLGRSFAAPLAKANVFPPLVAQMVSVGEESGSLPDMLESIADFYETEVNAASEQLTSLMEPIMMTVLGILIGGMVVALYMPMFTMYEQLGQQ from the coding sequence ATGCCGCTCGAGGAATATCAGTGGCGTGCGGTCAGCGCAGCGGGGGCCGAGGCGAAGGGGACGATCGAAGCCGCGAGCGAGAGCGCCGTCGTGGCGAAGCTCCGTGCGCAGGGGCTTCTGCCCCTCAGCGTCGTTCCGATGTCGAAGGCCGGGCTCAACCGCGACATCTCGATCCCGGGCTTCGAGAAGCGGGTGGGCACCAAAGACCTCGCGGTCTTCGCCAAGCAGTTCGCCGGGCTCATCCACGCAGGTCTGCCGCTCGTGCGTGCGCTGGCGATCCTCGCCGACCAGACCGAGAACCGGAAGCTCGCCTCGGCCCTGGTGGCGGTGCAGGTGGACATCGAGTCCGGGCACTCCTTCTCGTCGGCTCTCTCGGCGCATCCGAAGGTCTTCCCCCCGCTGATGGTGAGTCTGGTGAGCGTGGGGGAGACCGGCGGATTCCTCGCCGACTCGCTCGACGCGATCGCCCGCGCGTATCGCGCCGACGTCGACCTGCAGCAGAAGATCAAGTCGGCCATGACCTACCCGATCATCGTGCTGGTCATCGCGGTGATCGGCGTCATCGCCATGATCACGTTCGTCGTGCCCATCTTCGAGGGCATGTTCGCGAGCATGGGCGGCGAGCTCCCCCTCCCGACGCAGATCCTCGTGACGCTGTCCCGCAACATGGCGTGGATCCTGCCGCTCGTCGTCGTGCTCGTCGTCGGCGGCACGGTCTGGTACCAGCGGGTGAAGAACACCGATCGGTTCCGCGGCGCGGTCGACCCCTTCCTCCTGCGGATGCCCGTCTTCGGGCCGCTCGTGACGAAGATCGCCGTCGCCCGCTTCGCGCGGAACCTCTCGATGATGCTGAAGGCCGGCGTCCCGCTCATGCAGGCTCTCGACCTGGTCGGCCGTGCGGCGAACAACAAGGCCGTGGAAGACGCGCTGCACCAGGTGCGCGAGTCCGTCCGCCTCGGGCGGTCGTTCGCCGCGCCGCTGGCGAAGGCGAATGTGTTTCCGCCGCTCGTGGCGCAGATGGTCTCGGTCGGCGAGGAGTCCGGCTCTCTTCCCGACATGCTCGAGAGCATCGCGGACTTCTACGAGACCGAGGTGAACGCCGCCTCCGAGCAGCTCACGAGTCTCATGGAGCCGATCATGATGACCGTCCTCGGCATCC